The following are from one region of the Streptomyces tuirus genome:
- a CDS encoding M24 family metallopeptidase, with the protein MAIRTYGPNAVDWEERIDLDRLRGQRLARLHESLNRSGLGAVLSFDFANIRYMTATHIGTWAMDKLIRFALLVRDGEPVVWDFGSAARHHQLYNPWLDYSDGKGGPPTGARAGISTLRGAFHPDAGIAEDVAAKIASELRDHGLAGEPLGVDVAEMPVLAALRAEGIDVVDGQQVFLEARRIKTGDEIALLTQACAMVDAAYEELYGYLRPGVRENECVGVVSKVLYDLGSEYVEGVNAISGERCSPHPHVYSDRLIRPGDPAFFDILHSHLGYRTCYYRTFAVGSASRAQRDAYVRCREYMDEAIALVRPGATTADIVRVWPRAEEFGFADETAAFALQYGHGVGLSIWEKPIFSRLVSLDHPEVLKEGMVFALETYWPAADGWSAARIEEELVVTADGCEVITKFPAEELLVAGRKYWTVGGELNTCREAQSHLNTGDR; encoded by the coding sequence ATGGCGATCCGCACATATGGACCCAACGCCGTCGACTGGGAAGAGCGCATCGACCTGGACCGGCTGCGCGGGCAGCGGCTGGCCCGGTTGCACGAGTCCCTGAACCGCTCCGGGCTCGGCGCGGTGCTCAGCTTCGACTTCGCCAACATCCGCTATATGACGGCCACCCACATCGGCACCTGGGCGATGGACAAGCTGATCCGCTTCGCCCTGCTGGTGCGCGACGGCGAACCGGTCGTCTGGGACTTCGGCTCCGCCGCCCGCCATCACCAGCTGTACAACCCGTGGCTCGACTACAGCGACGGCAAGGGCGGCCCGCCCACCGGCGCCCGGGCCGGCATCTCCACCCTGCGCGGCGCCTTCCACCCGGACGCCGGGATCGCCGAGGACGTGGCCGCCAAGATCGCCTCCGAGCTGCGCGACCACGGGCTCGCGGGCGAACCCCTCGGCGTCGACGTCGCCGAGATGCCGGTGCTCGCCGCGCTGCGCGCCGAGGGCATCGACGTCGTCGACGGGCAGCAGGTCTTCCTGGAGGCCCGCCGCATCAAGACCGGCGACGAGATCGCCCTGCTCACCCAGGCGTGCGCCATGGTCGACGCGGCCTACGAGGAGCTGTACGGCTACCTGCGTCCGGGCGTGCGCGAGAACGAGTGCGTCGGCGTCGTCAGCAAGGTGCTGTACGACCTCGGCAGCGAGTACGTCGAGGGCGTCAACGCCATCTCGGGCGAGCGCTGTTCACCGCATCCGCACGTCTACAGCGACCGGTTGATCCGCCCCGGCGACCCGGCGTTCTTCGACATCCTGCACAGCCACCTCGGCTACCGCACCTGCTACTACCGCACGTTCGCCGTGGGCAGTGCCTCACGGGCGCAGCGGGACGCGTACGTGCGCTGCCGGGAGTACATGGACGAGGCGATCGCGCTGGTCCGGCCGGGCGCCACCACCGCCGACATCGTGCGGGTCTGGCCGCGCGCCGAGGAGTTCGGCTTCGCCGACGAGACCGCCGCCTTCGCCCTCCAGTACGGCCACGGCGTCGGCCTGTCGATCTGGGAGAAGCCGATCTTCAGCCGGCTGGTCTCCCTGGACCACCCCGAAGTCCTGAAAGAGGGCATGGTGTTCGCCCTGGAGACGTACTGGCCGGCCGCCGACGGCTGGTCCGCCGCCCGGATCGAGGAGGAACTCGTCGTCACCGCCGACGGCTGCGAGGTCATCACCAAGTTCCCCGCCGAGGAACTGCTGGTGGCCGGGCGCAAGTACTGGACGGTGGGCGGCGAACTGAACACCTGCCGTGAGGCGCAGTCCCACCTCAACACCGGGGACCGCTGA
- a CDS encoding thiamine pyrophosphate-dependent dehydrogenase E1 component subunit alpha, which produces MDAGALLDRYERMAVIRRTEKAAHDLFLQGLVKGTTHLAAGQEAIAVGASAALRPDDYVFATYRGHHHALARGATPEECLAELMSRATGLCGAKGGSMHLTKAATGMLGSYAIVGAHLPMAVGAAWSARLRGTEQLAVAFFGDGATNIGAFHESLNLAAVWRLPVLFVCENNLYMEYTPIADVTAVPRPAADRAPAHGIPGEVVDGNDVVAVEEAVGRLARRARAGDGPAVLEAETYRHFGHSRADPAAYRPAEEVERWLKHDPLDLARGRLAELGVGAETVAEADERARAVVERAVAAAKAAPPPDPREALTDVWADGGAAWRT; this is translated from the coding sequence ATGGACGCCGGCGCGCTCCTCGACCGGTACGAGCGGATGGCCGTGATCCGCCGTACGGAGAAGGCCGCCCACGACCTGTTCCTCCAGGGCCTGGTGAAGGGCACCACCCACCTCGCCGCCGGGCAGGAGGCGATCGCCGTGGGGGCGAGCGCGGCCCTGCGCCCGGACGACTATGTGTTCGCCACCTATAGGGGCCACCACCATGCCCTCGCCCGGGGCGCCACCCCCGAGGAGTGCCTCGCCGAGCTGATGAGCCGGGCGACCGGGCTGTGCGGGGCCAAGGGCGGCTCCATGCACCTGACCAAGGCGGCCACCGGCATGCTCGGTTCGTACGCCATCGTCGGCGCGCACCTTCCGATGGCGGTGGGTGCGGCCTGGTCGGCCCGGCTGCGCGGCACCGAGCAGCTCGCGGTCGCCTTCTTCGGCGACGGCGCGACCAACATCGGCGCCTTCCACGAGTCGCTCAACCTGGCCGCCGTGTGGAGGCTGCCGGTGCTGTTCGTGTGCGAGAACAACCTGTACATGGAGTACACGCCGATCGCCGACGTCACGGCCGTGCCCCGTCCCGCCGCCGACCGGGCCCCCGCCCACGGCATCCCGGGCGAGGTCGTCGACGGCAACGACGTCGTGGCGGTCGAGGAGGCGGTGGGGCGGCTCGCGCGACGGGCCCGGGCCGGAGACGGGCCCGCCGTGCTGGAGGCGGAGACCTACCGCCACTTCGGGCACAGCCGCGCCGACCCGGCGGCCTACCGCCCGGCCGAGGAGGTCGAACGCTGGCTGAAGCACGACCCGCTGGACCTCGCGCGGGGACGCCTCGCCGAGCTCGGGGTCGGCGCGGAGACGGTCGCCGAGGCCGACGAGCGGGCCCGGGCCGTGGTGGAACGGGCCGTGGCGGCGGCGAAGGCCGCGCCGCCGCCCGATCCGCGCGAGGCACTGACCGACGTGTGGGCCGACGGAGGTGCCGCATGGCGGACCTGA
- a CDS encoding alpha-ketoacid dehydrogenase subunit beta gives MADLITYRDAVAEGIAREMRRDASVVCLGEDIAEAGGVFKTTTGLLKEFGPERVWDTPISEQAIAGAAMGAAMTGMRPVAEIMFSDFLACCWDYLANEIPKVRYMTGGQVTVPLVVRTANGGGLGFGAQHSQATENWALTVPGLKIAAPATPADVIGMLAAAIRSDDPVVFFEHKALLATKGPPPPPGHVVELGRAAVVREGGDITLVALASTVPLALKAADILAGEGIEAEVVDLRCLVPLDAATVLASLRKTSRLVTVEENPYQGGWGATVVSIVADEGFGLLDAPVRRVAGECVPLPFADALEQQVVPTVDKVVTEVRGLAAY, from the coding sequence ATGGCGGACCTGATCACCTACCGGGACGCGGTCGCCGAGGGCATCGCCCGCGAGATGCGGCGGGACGCGTCGGTGGTGTGTCTCGGGGAGGACATCGCCGAGGCCGGCGGGGTGTTCAAGACGACCACGGGGCTGCTGAAGGAGTTCGGACCCGAGCGGGTGTGGGACACGCCCATCTCCGAACAGGCCATCGCGGGCGCGGCGATGGGCGCCGCCATGACCGGGATGCGGCCCGTCGCGGAGATCATGTTCTCCGACTTCCTGGCCTGCTGCTGGGACTACCTCGCCAACGAGATCCCCAAGGTCCGCTACATGACCGGCGGCCAGGTGACCGTGCCCCTCGTCGTGCGCACCGCCAACGGCGGCGGACTCGGCTTCGGCGCCCAGCACTCCCAGGCCACCGAGAACTGGGCCCTGACCGTCCCCGGGCTGAAGATCGCGGCGCCGGCCACACCCGCCGACGTCATCGGCATGCTGGCCGCGGCGATCCGCAGCGACGACCCGGTGGTCTTCTTCGAACACAAGGCCCTGTTGGCGACCAAGGGCCCACCGCCGCCGCCCGGTCACGTCGTCGAGCTGGGCCGGGCCGCCGTCGTCCGCGAGGGCGGCGACATCACGCTCGTCGCGCTCGCCTCGACGGTCCCCCTGGCACTGAAGGCCGCCGACATCCTGGCAGGGGAGGGCATCGAGGCCGAAGTCGTCGATCTGCGCTGCCTGGTCCCGCTGGACGCCGCGACCGTCCTCGCCTCGCTGCGCAAGACCTCCCGGCTCGTCACCGTGGAGGAGAACCCGTACCAGGGCGGCTGGGGCGCCACCGTCGTCTCGATCGTCGCCGACGAGGGGTTCGGCCTGCTGGACGCGCCCGTGCGGCGGGTGGCGGGGGAGTGCGTCCCGCTGCCGTTCGCCGACGCACTGGAGCAGCAGGTCGTCCCGACCGTCGACAAGGTCGTCACGGAGGTCCGCGGGCTCGCCGCGTACTGA
- a CDS encoding amidohydrolase family protein: MTTRTLLRSGHVISMDPDIGDLPQGDVLVEDGRITAVEPEISADAEVLDMTGHIVIPGFVDTHRHTWEAPIRGVAPDATLDDYFVDILDTFAPLYTPQDVYAGNLAGALECLNAGITTLVDWSHINNTPEHPDAAIQGLRESGIRAQYAYGSANTSLAEYWFESTIAIPADDVRRIRSTHFASDDGLLTMGLATRGPGFCVDEVVAAEWALARELGLPITVHVAMGRLAGRFGMVKHLHDLGLLGPDTTYVHSCYLSEEEWRMVADSGGTVSVAPQVELQMGHGWPPVMQAIEHGLRPALSIDVVTTVPGDMFTQIRAAFGAERARVNADCWQANMPVPSSMLTARQMLEIATVNGAHVAGLEDRTGSLTPGKRADIVAIDATALNVAPVHDAVAAVTLCADVSNVDTVLVDGVIHKRDGRLLGDTARALRLVGEARDRLLEAKEAKGAKAPA; the protein is encoded by the coding sequence ATGACCACAAGGACACTGCTGCGCTCCGGTCACGTGATCTCGATGGACCCGGACATCGGGGACCTCCCCCAGGGGGACGTCCTCGTCGAGGACGGCAGGATCACGGCCGTCGAGCCCGAGATCAGCGCCGACGCCGAAGTCCTCGACATGACCGGGCACATCGTGATCCCCGGCTTCGTCGACACCCACCGCCACACCTGGGAGGCGCCCATCCGTGGCGTCGCCCCCGACGCCACCCTCGACGACTACTTCGTCGACATCCTCGACACCTTCGCACCCCTGTACACCCCGCAGGACGTGTACGCCGGCAACCTCGCGGGCGCGCTGGAGTGCCTCAACGCCGGTATCACCACGCTCGTCGACTGGTCGCACATCAACAACACCCCCGAACACCCGGACGCGGCGATCCAGGGCCTGCGCGAGTCCGGGATCCGGGCGCAGTACGCGTACGGCAGCGCCAACACCTCCCTCGCCGAGTACTGGTTCGAGAGCACGATCGCGATCCCGGCGGACGACGTACGACGGATCCGCTCCACGCACTTCGCGTCCGACGACGGCCTGCTGACCATGGGGCTCGCCACCCGCGGCCCCGGCTTCTGCGTCGACGAGGTCGTCGCGGCCGAGTGGGCCCTGGCACGCGAGCTGGGCCTCCCGATCACCGTGCACGTGGCCATGGGACGGCTGGCCGGCCGCTTCGGCATGGTGAAGCACCTCCACGACCTGGGGCTGCTCGGCCCGGACACCACCTACGTCCACAGCTGCTACCTCAGCGAGGAGGAGTGGCGGATGGTCGCCGACAGCGGCGGCACGGTGTCGGTCGCGCCGCAGGTGGAGCTCCAGATGGGGCACGGCTGGCCGCCCGTGATGCAGGCCATCGAGCACGGTCTGCGGCCCGCGCTCAGCATCGACGTCGTCACCACCGTGCCCGGCGACATGTTCACCCAGATCCGGGCGGCCTTCGGCGCCGAACGCGCCCGCGTCAACGCCGACTGCTGGCAGGCCAACATGCCGGTGCCCAGCAGCATGCTGACAGCGCGTCAGATGCTGGAGATCGCCACCGTGAACGGCGCCCACGTCGCCGGGCTCGAGGACCGCACCGGCTCCCTGACCCCCGGCAAGCGCGCCGACATCGTCGCGATCGACGCCACCGCTCTGAACGTCGCCCCGGTGCACGACGCCGTGGCCGCGGTGACCCTGTGCGCCGACGTCTCCAACGTGGACACCGTCCTCGTCGACGGCGTGATCCACAAACGCGACGGACGGCTCCTCGGCGACACCGCACGCGCCCTGCGGCTCGTCGGCGAGGCCCGCGACCGGCTCCTCGAGGCGAAGGAGGCCAAGGGGGCGAAGGCACCGGCATGA
- a CDS encoding cupin domain-containing protein, with protein sequence MTNHLVRHAAGLPEPPYDGHGHRRRTLVGEDDGSVHTGFGLCELRPDGRVPAHVHSYEETFFVLDGAVILDVPEGSYLLEEGDHGLLPTGVPHAWRGAGSTGGRWADMLAPVPRARYGHDTQAVPDLPAREPARVDVRDPRTRAFGHFEPAQMDPGRQSQDLLAATASMRTALLVYSGITVKMMIDGDLGAVASTMFMVQYASDGIIGTHDHPFEETYLILEGVAEATLDGERYRLEPGDLAWAGAGCVHGFVNAGHGPLRWLETQAPQPPSRHSYRFTRDWDYLRAALEEKS encoded by the coding sequence ATGACGAACCATCTGGTGCGCCACGCCGCCGGTCTGCCCGAGCCGCCGTACGACGGCCACGGCCACCGGCGCAGGACGCTGGTCGGCGAGGACGACGGCAGCGTCCACACCGGCTTCGGCCTGTGCGAACTGCGGCCCGACGGCCGGGTGCCCGCCCATGTGCACTCCTACGAGGAGACCTTCTTCGTCCTGGACGGGGCGGTGATCCTCGATGTGCCCGAGGGCTCGTACCTGCTGGAGGAGGGCGACCACGGCCTGCTGCCGACCGGTGTCCCGCACGCCTGGCGCGGGGCCGGGAGCACCGGCGGACGCTGGGCGGACATGCTGGCCCCCGTGCCGCGGGCCCGCTACGGACACGACACCCAGGCCGTGCCGGACCTGCCCGCGCGCGAGCCGGCCCGGGTCGACGTCCGCGACCCGCGCACCCGTGCCTTCGGCCACTTCGAGCCCGCCCAGATGGACCCCGGCAGGCAGTCCCAGGACCTGCTGGCCGCCACGGCGAGCATGCGGACCGCGCTGCTGGTCTACAGCGGGATCACGGTGAAGATGATGATCGACGGCGATCTGGGCGCGGTCGCCTCGACGATGTTCATGGTGCAGTACGCGTCCGACGGGATCATCGGCACCCACGACCACCCCTTCGAGGAGACGTATCTGATCCTGGAGGGGGTCGCGGAGGCCACCCTCGACGGCGAGCGGTACCGGCTGGAGCCCGGCGATCTGGCCTGGGCGGGCGCCGGCTGCGTGCACGGCTTCGTCAACGCGGGCCACGGGCCCCTGCGCTGGCTGGAGACGCAGGCGCCGCAACCGCCGTCGCGGCACTCGTACCGGTTCACGCGGGACTGGGACTACCTGCGCGCGGCACTGGAGGAGAAGTCATGA
- a CDS encoding SDR family oxidoreductase yields the protein MSSVLVVGGTSGIGLEFARTRAERGDDVVLTSRDAQRADVVAKEVGARGLALDLERPLEIAAALAAVGRVDHLVMAGVSRDDNKVTEYDIDAALRLVTLKLVGYPEVVHTLRGRLHDDSAIVLFGGQAKERPYPGATTVATVNAGVRGLMNSLAVELAPVRVNAVHPGVVGDSPYWQAKPEKVLATLRTETPTGRLTAMADVVDAVDFLLRNRSVNAVELTVDGGWLLG from the coding sequence ATGAGCAGTGTGCTCGTCGTCGGCGGAACGTCCGGGATCGGGCTGGAGTTCGCCCGCACACGTGCCGAGCGCGGGGACGACGTGGTGCTCACCAGCCGCGACGCCCAGCGCGCCGACGTGGTCGCGAAGGAGGTGGGCGCGCGCGGACTCGCCCTCGACCTGGAACGGCCCCTGGAGATCGCGGCGGCCCTGGCCGCCGTGGGACGCGTCGACCACCTGGTCATGGCGGGTGTCTCGCGCGACGACAACAAGGTCACCGAGTACGACATCGACGCCGCCCTGCGGCTGGTCACACTCAAACTCGTCGGCTACCCGGAGGTCGTGCACACGCTGCGCGGCCGGCTGCACGACGACAGCGCCATCGTGCTCTTCGGCGGCCAGGCCAAGGAGCGCCCCTACCCGGGTGCGACGACGGTGGCGACGGTCAACGCGGGGGTGCGCGGCCTGATGAACTCCCTCGCCGTGGAGCTCGCTCCCGTGCGGGTCAACGCCGTGCACCCCGGGGTCGTGGGTGACAGCCCGTACTGGCAGGCCAAGCCGGAGAAGGTCCTCGCCACGCTGCGCACCGAGACCCCCACGGGGCGGCTCACCGCGATGGCCGACGTGGTGGACGCGGTGGACTTCCTGTTGCGCAACCGGTCGGTGAACGCGGTCGAACTGACCGTGGACGGGGGCTGGCTGCTCGGGTGA
- a CDS encoding DUF3140 domain-containing protein gives MTDALERDALWEDFHRVVNMTSQELAAWLRVRDADETTEPLPEHAGSATGRHVLAILQKRRTDLTEDDLRVMRKVVETVTDQVDLENEPEPEVTPEDTRRRHRLMTVGHDTLRG, from the coding sequence ATGACCGACGCCCTCGAACGCGACGCGCTGTGGGAGGACTTCCACCGCGTGGTGAACATGACCTCGCAGGAACTCGCGGCCTGGCTGCGGGTCCGCGACGCCGACGAGACCACCGAGCCGCTGCCGGAGCACGCGGGCTCCGCCACCGGACGGCACGTCCTGGCGATCCTCCAGAAGCGGCGCACCGACCTGACCGAGGACGACCTGCGCGTGATGCGGAAGGTCGTGGAGACGGTCACCGACCAGGTGGACCTGGAGAACGAGCCCGAGCCCGAGGTGACGCCGGAGGACACCCGCCGCCGGCACCGGCTGATGACGGTCGGGCACGACACGCTGCGGGGATAG
- a CDS encoding Dps family protein translates to MTAVRSTLPDDARKAACEALQDTLVDLLGLSLVGKQAHWNIVGPRFRSVHLQLDEVVTAARDFADTVAERSAALGVPPDGRPETVAKAFTLPAPQEGWVRDSDAVQVMVEALQEAVGRLRERIDATEKADPVTQDLLIAITGELEKQRWMFDAENFPR, encoded by the coding sequence ATGACGGCTGTGAGGAGCACACTGCCCGACGACGCCCGGAAGGCCGCCTGCGAGGCACTCCAGGACACCCTGGTGGATCTGCTCGGGCTCTCGCTGGTCGGGAAGCAGGCCCACTGGAACATCGTCGGACCGCGGTTCCGGTCCGTTCACCTCCAGCTCGACGAGGTGGTCACGGCGGCCCGCGACTTCGCCGACACGGTCGCTGAGCGGTCCGCGGCGCTCGGCGTCCCGCCGGACGGCCGTCCGGAGACCGTCGCCAAGGCCTTCACGCTGCCCGCCCCGCAGGAGGGCTGGGTGCGCGACTCGGACGCCGTGCAGGTGATGGTGGAGGCGCTGCAGGAGGCGGTGGGCCGGCTGCGCGAGCGCATCGACGCGACCGAGAAGGCCGACCCGGTCACCCAGGACCTGCTGATCGCCATCACCGGGGAGCTGGAGAAGCAGCGGTGGATGTTCGACGCCGAGAACTTCCCCCGCTGA
- a CDS encoding WhiB family transcriptional regulator — MHEDAWGTRAFMEWLRSAACVDEDPELFFPVGTAGPALRDVSAAKRICARCPVTGQCLDFALAGGQTSGVWGGTGEEERDRLLRTTRNDARRRSAL; from the coding sequence TTGCACGAGGACGCCTGGGGCACCCGCGCGTTCATGGAGTGGTTGCGGAGCGCCGCCTGCGTGGACGAGGACCCCGAGTTGTTCTTTCCCGTCGGCACCGCCGGCCCCGCCCTGCGTGACGTGAGCGCCGCGAAGCGGATCTGCGCACGCTGCCCGGTGACCGGCCAGTGCCTGGACTTCGCCCTGGCTGGCGGTCAGACCTCGGGCGTGTGGGGCGGCACCGGCGAGGAGGAGCGCGACCGGCTGCTCCGCACGACGAGGAACGACGCGAGAAGGAGAAGCGCCCTATGA
- a CDS encoding thiolase family protein: MRPVHFAAARRTPIGKLRGALSPVRPDDLAATVVRALVTGVPALDPARIDDVYWGAANQAGEDNRNVARMAALLAGLPDSVPGATVNRLCASGLEAVTTAARTIASGEADIVIAGGSESMSRAPFVLPRPDEALPHRMETADTRLGWRLVNPAMRELHGLLAMGETAEEVAARYGVPRERQDAFALRSHQRAALARNNGHFDDELLPVERPDGVVVDTDECVREDTSYEKLSRLKPVFRDGGTVTAGNASPMNDGAAGLLLVSEDALNDLGLESLGRYVAGASAGVHPDVMGIGPVPATRKVLSRAGWSIGDLEEAEFNEAFAAQALACVDQLGIDPDLVNPSGGAIALGHPLGCSGARILTTLLHRMRRTGAGRGLATMCVGVGQGSAVLVERP; encoded by the coding sequence GTGCGTCCCGTCCACTTCGCGGCCGCCCGCCGCACCCCCATCGGCAAGCTACGGGGAGCCCTCTCCCCGGTACGGCCCGACGACCTCGCGGCGACCGTCGTCCGCGCCCTGGTGACCGGCGTGCCCGCGCTGGACCCCGCCCGGATCGACGACGTCTACTGGGGAGCCGCCAACCAGGCCGGCGAGGACAACCGCAATGTCGCCCGCATGGCGGCGCTGCTCGCCGGCCTCCCCGACTCCGTGCCCGGCGCCACCGTCAACCGCCTCTGCGCCTCGGGCCTGGAGGCCGTGACCACCGCCGCCCGCACCATCGCCTCCGGAGAGGCCGACATCGTGATCGCCGGCGGCTCCGAATCGATGAGCCGCGCCCCCTTCGTGCTGCCCCGCCCCGACGAGGCCCTGCCGCACCGCATGGAGACCGCCGACACCCGCCTCGGCTGGCGCCTGGTCAACCCGGCGATGCGCGAGCTGCACGGACTGCTGGCCATGGGCGAGACGGCCGAGGAGGTCGCCGCGCGGTACGGCGTCCCGCGTGAACGCCAGGACGCCTTCGCCCTGCGCAGCCACCAGCGCGCCGCCCTGGCCCGCAACAACGGCCACTTCGACGACGAACTCCTCCCCGTGGAGCGTCCCGACGGCGTGGTCGTCGACACCGACGAATGCGTCCGCGAGGACACCTCGTACGAGAAGCTGTCCCGGCTGAAGCCGGTCTTCCGCGACGGCGGCACCGTCACCGCGGGCAACGCCTCGCCGATGAACGACGGCGCCGCCGGCCTCCTCCTCGTCAGCGAGGACGCCCTGAACGACCTGGGCCTGGAGTCGCTCGGCCGCTACGTCGCCGGCGCCTCCGCCGGTGTCCACCCCGACGTGATGGGCATCGGCCCCGTCCCCGCCACCCGCAAGGTGCTGAGCCGCGCCGGCTGGAGCATCGGCGACCTGGAGGAGGCCGAGTTCAACGAGGCCTTCGCCGCCCAGGCCCTGGCCTGCGTGGACCAGCTCGGCATCGACCCCGACCTGGTCAACCCCAGCGGCGGCGCCATCGCACTGGGCCACCCCCTGGGCTGCTCGGGCGCCCGCATCCTGACGACCCTGCTCCACCGGATGCGGCGCACGGGCGCGGGCCGGGGTCTCGCCACGATGTGCGTCGGGGTGGGGCAGGGGAGCGCCGTACTCGTCGAACGGCCCTAG
- a CDS encoding sulfite exporter TauE/SafE family protein, producing the protein MNTMTLWHITGWEFAALALAALLVGFSKTAVSGANTVSLAIFAAVLPARASTGVLLPILIAGDLLAVATYRRHAHWPTLWRLFPAVAAGVVVGTVFLFWADDAIVRTSIGAILLLMAAVTVWRRRTAGKEEEPESVTTRSGRLKARSYGVLGGFTTMVANAGGPVMSMYLLSAGFRKLGFLGTSAFFFLIVNVSKLPFSAGLGLIDGRSLLLDLALVAFVVPGALLGKWAVHRINQRLFERLVIAATVVGGLQLLLR; encoded by the coding sequence ATGAACACCATGACGCTCTGGCACATCACCGGCTGGGAGTTCGCCGCCCTCGCCCTCGCGGCCCTGCTCGTCGGCTTCTCCAAGACCGCCGTGAGCGGGGCCAACACGGTCAGCCTTGCCATCTTCGCCGCCGTGCTGCCCGCCCGTGCCTCCACAGGCGTGCTGCTGCCCATCCTGATCGCCGGGGACCTCCTGGCCGTCGCCACCTACCGGCGGCACGCCCACTGGCCCACGCTGTGGCGGCTGTTCCCGGCGGTCGCCGCGGGCGTCGTCGTCGGCACGGTGTTCCTGTTCTGGGCGGACGACGCGATCGTACGGACCTCGATCGGCGCGATCCTGCTGCTGATGGCGGCCGTGACGGTCTGGCGCCGGCGTACGGCCGGCAAGGAGGAGGAGCCGGAGTCGGTCACCACCCGGTCGGGCCGCCTCAAGGCCCGCTCCTACGGCGTCCTCGGCGGCTTCACCACCATGGTCGCCAACGCGGGCGGCCCGGTGATGTCGATGTACCTGCTCTCCGCAGGCTTCCGCAAGCTCGGCTTCCTCGGCACCTCGGCCTTCTTCTTCCTGATCGTCAACGTCTCCAAGCTGCCCTTCAGCGCGGGCCTCGGCCTGATCGACGGCCGCTCGCTGCTCCTCGACCTCGCGCTCGTGGCGTTCGTCGTGCCCGGCGCGCTGCTCGGCAAGTGGGCCGTGCACCGGATCAACCAGCGGCTGTTCGAGCGGCTCGTCATCGCGGCGACCGTCGTGGGCGGTCTGCAACTACTGCTGCGCTGA
- a CDS encoding HAD-IIA family hydrolase, producing MESVRAVLIDIDGVLTVSWEPLPGAVEALREVREAGFGVLLVTNTTSRTRASIAGTLAEAGFPVSAEDILTAPAATAAYLAEHCPGARCALLNSGDIAEDLDGVTVVEAGDTEAVPDVVLVGGAGPEFGYAALDRAFGHLQRGARLVAMHRNLYWRTAEGLRLDSGAFLTGLERAARVEAEITGKPAPAFFASALARLGVGARETVMVGDDVESDVLAAQRAGVTGVLVRTGKFQPETLRAADGTPDHVIDSFADLPALLRGSAQQ from the coding sequence ATGGAGTCCGTGCGTGCCGTGCTCATCGACATCGACGGGGTGCTCACCGTCTCGTGGGAGCCGTTGCCCGGGGCCGTCGAGGCGTTGCGGGAGGTCCGGGAGGCCGGGTTCGGCGTTCTGCTGGTCACCAACACCACCTCCCGTACCCGGGCTTCGATCGCGGGGACGCTGGCGGAGGCGGGGTTCCCGGTGTCCGCCGAGGACATTCTGACCGCGCCCGCCGCCACCGCCGCATACCTCGCCGAGCACTGCCCCGGCGCCCGCTGCGCGCTGCTGAACAGCGGCGACATCGCGGAGGACCTCGACGGGGTCACCGTCGTCGAAGCGGGTGACACCGAGGCCGTGCCGGATGTCGTCCTGGTCGGCGGCGCGGGCCCCGAGTTCGGCTACGCGGCGCTCGACCGGGCCTTCGGCCATCTGCAGCGCGGGGCCCGGCTGGTGGCCATGCACCGCAACCTGTACTGGCGCACGGCTGAAGGGCTGCGGCTGGACTCGGGGGCGTTCCTGACGGGTCTTGAGCGGGCCGCGCGGGTGGAGGCCGAGATCACCGGCAAGCCGGCCCCGGCGTTCTTCGCGTCGGCGCTCGCCCGGCTGGGCGTCGGTGCGCGGGAGACGGTGATGGTCGGGGACGACGTCGAGTCCGACGTGCTGGCGGCGCAGCGCGCCGGGGTCACCGGCGTGCTCGTGCGGACGGGGAAGTTCCAGCCGGAGACGCTGCGGGCCGCCGACGGCACGCCCGACCACGTGATCGACTCGTTCGCGGACCTTCCGGCGCTGCTGCGGGGGTCAGCGCAGCAGTAG